The stretch of DNA GTCGACCGTGAATGTCCGCCCGCAGGCTAGCGTCAGTAGCCGATCGATTCCGCCCCGCTGCGCCCAGCCGTCGTCCGACACCGCGACCGCGGACATCAGTGTCGGGAAGGCGCGGCGGTATATCGGTATCCACCAGTCGGACCCGTACTCCGCGGACAGGTCGAGGCTTTCCTGGAACCTATGAACACGCGCCAAACCCGCCGACCGGGTTCTGCGGGCAACGGGCTGGTGTTGTAGCGGTCGGGGCGATGCCGCCGGCCAGAGTGCGGTGCTATTCGTATGCTTGCTCCCGTTCATGATCGTGGCCGTCCTCGTCGTCTTCGCGAAGGTGTTCGAGGTCCGGATCGCCGTCGATGTCGTCCACGCGGTCGATCATGCGCATGGTGAGCTGCGCAAGTTCAGCACGGGGCAACGACGGGATTGCAGCGAACAGCCTCGCCGGCGAGGCCACATCGTTCGGTCGTGCCCATGGCCGGTTGCGTGTTCGCATCCAGGGTCGCGCAGTCCGCCGCACAGGCGAACATGTGATCGAAACTTGCCCCATCACCGTGCGCTCCCCGCGCGTGACGCAGCCGGCGAAACAATCTCCCGGGCGAGAACCAACGCCTTACGCTGCAGTCTACGCCCCTGCCGTAGCTTTGCTACGAACTGGGCATCGCCAAGGGTTTCGCGGCTAAACCGTGTCTCGGTGATGCGATGTCTCCGACAATGGCGCCGAACGAACAGCAACATGCGGGTCGTCGATACTATCTTGGTCATGCGAGTTCCCCATTCTGGCGCCGCTCAATGGTGAGCCGCACCGCATCTTGTCGCTCCGGATAACCGACGACCTGCGCCATGACGTCGGTCAGTTCGTCGGCGGGGCATTCAGCAACGACGAGCCAGAGCTTGCGATCGGACGCGAGGGCGTAGCCGCCACCGATCTGCACGAGTGAGTGCAGCCAGCGTGCCGGGTTGAACGTGGAATAAGCCGTGGCCTCTTCCTGGATCGATTGGGTTGTCATGTCAGCGCGCCTCCGGACCAAGGAGGCGGCGCTGGTCGGCCATGTACCAGTCCATGACGTGCGCCGCCCAAGACGGGCTGGAACCGCTTGCCGCCATATCGTCACCGAAAAGATATTCCGTCTTCCACAAGAGCGCGGCGTGGTCGGGTGCGGGTATTGCGAACAGCGCCCACGTCGCATCATGGCGAACCTCGCCCAGCCGCTCGAACTCGGCATAAAGGATGTCCTGGGTTTCCTTGTCCGCGGCGTCGTGGAGCGCGTCGAAGCCGGCGGCGTTGGCGTCGTCCTCGGCCGCCGCGATCGTCATCTCCTTGAACGCCTGGTCCCATGCCGTGCGATCGACGGCCGGAAGGGAAGCGCCTTTGGCCTGCGACGTAATCGCGAGGCCGCCAGCGACAGCGAAGAGGCCAGCGCCACCAATCAGAGCGCGGCGGGTGGTGTGAGTGTTCATGCTCAACGCTCCAGATTTGCGTGGTCGGTGAAGCGGCGTAGATCAGCCGCGACGAGCTCGCTCAGTTTGTCGTCGGTTAGCTGGGCGTCGAGGAAGATTTGCGCCTTGATCGCTGCCGCCTCCGCGTTAGGCGCGGGAACCGTGACGACGAGATTACGCAACTCAGCGTGGTATCGGTCCATTGCTACGCTGTAGGATTCCCAAGCCACATCCCATGTGGTGCCCGTATCCGGATCCTGTTTGCGATCGGCGCACCAAGTCGCATCAATAGCGTGAAACGCCTTGCCTGTTTCGCGCATCGGCTCCGCTGCGGTCCGAACGGTGGCGAGTGCATCATCCCAATCGGTGCTACTGGTCCCCGCGATCCGCTGCACGTCCTCCAAGATGGTCGGCAACCAGTCCATGCCGTCGCCCATTTCAAACTCGACCATGAAGGCGAGCTTGGCGCGCAAGTCCGGAGCTGTGCTGACGGGATGCTGGCAAACGGCGTACATCGTCGTGACCCATGCGTCATTCAGGGCATTGTTCGCGGTGACGTGTGCGCCGCGCTGGTCGGCGCTGACGGTCTTGAACGTGTCTGCCTCCAGCACTTCGCGCTGGTGACGTTCTGCCTTGTCGTTAGCGGCATCGCAGGCGGCGAACAGTGCGGCAATGACAGGCGACGTGGCGGCGGTCTGGACAGCTTTAATGGCCATGATTCAAGCCTCCGGAGCGAGGTAGAGGGCGGCGTCGGTCGCGATCTGTGCGGCCTCTTCGCCGTCGAGCCTGACGCCGCACTGGTCGGCGTCGACTATGAAGCGCAGCTTGGCGCGGGCGTCGGCGACCGACTGGCACGGTTCATTGGCCATAATGCGCTCGATCGCACTGGAACGGGCGCAACCTTCTTCGCTAAGATTACGGTTCGTATTCAGCTCGGCATATTCGAGGCGGAGTGTTTCGAACCGCGACGTTACGAGGCGGCGGGCGTCGGCAAGGAGACGGTCAAGTATCTCTTCACGCGGCAAGCTGCCGCCGTCGTCCAGAGCGATGATGAACGATCGCGCAAACTCTTCGAGCGTGCTGGCCGGGGTGCTGTCGATAACGTCAACGGCATCGAGAAACGCCTTGGTGTCCGCATCGCTGCTACCGCGCTTGTTAATGGCGATTTGCATCCGGCGATAATGCGCCTCGGCAACCTCAAACGGAGTGGCGGGCGGAACTGCGGCGGCGGCGTTGGGCTTGGTCGCCATCTCTCAATGCTCCGTGCTGGAGACAAAGAGCGCTGCAACGGCGTCGCTTGCGGTCGGCTGGTCGCACCACTGGCGGAAGGGCTCATAGGCCGCATCGCCGTGCTGCATGTGGGCCTGCAACAGTCGGTCGCCGAGCTCCATGCGAATGGCCTCCAGCGCCTCGACGCGGTAGCCCGCAAAGGCCGTCCACTTGTCGACCGCGTTGCCGTAACGGCTGCGCTGTTCGAGAAGGGCGGGGGGAAGCGCGGCGCACGAGTCCAGCAGCTTTATGGCTCGCGGGTCCGCGGTCCAGCAGGCCGACGAACTGCCAGCGGTCATAGCCGAGGAAACAATCGCTCGATGCGTAGTGGCAGCAGCGCGCGGGGCGATGCTATGGGCCTGGGTAGCCATAATCGATCTCCTTCGGATCGGTGGTGGTCAGACCGGAACGGAGGGGCCTAATCCTCTGAGCCGGTCGCTTGTGCAAACTGTGCTACTTGTGCAAGCGGCACCGAACTATGGCGAACGCTGGCGGATGTCAACGAACTTGTGCAAGCGGCGTAAACTCGGTAGCCGATGGTGATGGACAAGGAGCCCAAAGACGTCCGGTTGCCGATCATGGTCACTCAACAGGAGGCCACAGCGATCGACGACTGGAGGTTTGAAAACCGCGTTCCGACCAGGGCCGAGGCAATCCGGCAACTGATCGCCCTCGGTCTGCAATCCAAGCGCTGACGAGACGAGCATAGTAGGGGCGCACGCCGAGCCGCCGACGGGCGCCCAGCCATCATCCTTCCAACTTCGCAGGGAGTTCGCTTCGATCTCGTCGCCGATCAGCGACCAGTCGCAGTAGCGGCGGAAAAGCGCGTCCGCGTAGCTCGGGTCACCGTGCTCATGCAGAGCGGCAATGAACGCTTCCAGAGTCACCGTCGTGAAACCTGCTCGTTGGTCGGCCAGCGGCATGAAGTGCCCGACGTACCGGCGACAGGCGCCCTGCATTGGCAGGTTCAGTTCAGGTGCGATCACGAGAAACCGGCCTTCGCTGAAGTCACCGCGCATGATCGCCGCCTGCGCTAGCACGTCCTCACGCATGAGCTGGTGTAGCGACAGCTATGGACGTGGCTTTCGCAGCGGTTCCCTACAGCATCGCTGGCGCGCTACATCAGGCAGCGATGCGTGATCCGCAAATGCAACAGCTGGAACTCTATAAAGCTAATAGCCGAGGGCCTCTGTCTGATGAGGCAGAGTTTCGCGGCGTGGTGAGCGCCGTTGCTTGGTTTTCGAGCTGCAGTATTAGGCTCGAAGGATTCCGTAGTTAGCTAGACGCTTCTCCCGCGATGGGGCACATCCGTAAAATGAACAGAGGTATTTTTGGCCAGGCCGAAAAAAGGCTTGGCGCTGCACGGAAGAAAGCGGCGGAAATAAAGAATAGTCGATCTCTTGACGAGATAACCGAGCTTTGGTCCGAGTTCCTGACCGAGCATTCAAGGTTTTTCAATAGGCTAGGCAATGCGATGGAGGCCGCGAGCGAAAAGGGCTGGTTCGATCGAGCCTTGGCTGCCCGAAAAACGGACAAGACTATGTCGTATCTGATGCATGCTCGGAACGCCGATGAACACGGTCATTTGACGATCACCAAGATTCAGCCAAACGGTATAGCACTTGGTACTCCTAAAGGGTTTCTTCACATTGAAAAAATGACCTTTGATGCGAAGGGGCACATTAAGGAGCTTCGGGGATGGGACGGCGCGCCTGGTCGAAAAATTCCAGTTCTTTTCGTACCGGGGGAAGTCATGGCCATTAATGTGATGGACCGCGGGCAGTCGTATCAACCGCCAGAAGGTATCTCATCGGTGCCTGTACTTGCCACCGTGGCGGTCGATTATCTTGAATCCGTTCTAGCGGCCGCTCGAACGCTTTAGCATGCGCCCCAGGTTGAGCAGCAGCTTAGGTTTGTCGCTATCATGGGCATGAGAGCGCTACACGAAATTCCTGGTATCGGGGGGTTACGGCGGTCTTCCCGCACTGGGTGAGAAAACCGGGAACACCCTCGGTTGCCAAGCCTCTTACTGCCCCATACGCATACTATTGAAGCCAGATCGCACCTTTAGGGATCGGGCAATCGGTTAGACTGCAAAACTAAACGAGAATGGATTTAACATGGCAACGATCAGCGGTACGACGGGTAACGACGTTTTAACAGGAACTAACGAGGGCGACACGATCTTCGGTCTGGCTGGCGATGACACGATCGACGGGGTCCTCGGCGCTGACGCTTTGTACGGGGGCAGTGGAAACGATCTTTTTAATTTTAGCGCAGTACAGGTATCGTCGCCGGCGCCAACAGCCACTGGCCTCATTGACGGTGGCGAAGGCTCCGATACGATCGACTGGTCGCATATTTCTCCAATCACTTTTGGTTCCATTCGCAACGCTGCTGGGAATATCGTTGCTGGGGCATACGTCGGGTCGCAGCAATTTGAAATTCGTGACGTTGAGAGAATATTGTTTGGAGATCGCAGCGATTATATCTCCCTCAATAGTACGACTACCGGTTTAGAAATACATGCAGGCGGCGGTTCGGATGATATTTACACAGCCGCAGGTAATTCAATTTACGGCGAAGCAGGAGACGATCGGTTCTTCATCTCCGGCACGTTCGACAACCCTGTCACTGGGTTGATTGACGGTGGCTCGGGCATTGACACGCTTAGGATGAACATCGGATTCTCGGTCGATCTCGCCGCCGGAACTGCAACCTCGTTCAGTGCTAATTACCAAGTCTCAGATTTTGAGATCCTTGAATTCAACACGAACGGCTATTCCTCTACGGGTTTGGGCGATGGGTCGACCAACATCATGCGCGTCAGTTCTTTACTGGATGATGGTAAAGCAGGCGTAACCTTCGATGGCCGCGCCGGCGATGATTATATTTCTGGTAGCTCCGGAAACGACGTTCTCCGGGGAGGCTCTGGGCTCGATACCTTGAGCTATGAATATGCGGCCGCAGCGGTACGGATAGACTTGGCAACTGGCTTGGCGACCGGGGGCGCCGGTAGGGATACGCTCGCGAGTTTCGAGACCGTTATCGGTTCGGCGTATGCAGACACGATCATCGGCGCCGCCGGCAACAACGTGTTGGCAGGCGGTGCGGGTGACGACACCATCGTCACAGTCACCGGCATTACTGGAATCAAGCCGGATGCGGGCTTCGACCGGATCAATGGCGGTAGCGGCTTCGATACGCTGGTGCTGGGCGGGGTCCAGTCGGACTATCATGTGCTCAACGAAGGCGGATCCACTTTCCTCGTAACCGCGCGCGGTGCGACCGAGGTAACGGGCGTAGAGCAGGGCGCATTCAGCATAACTGCAGTGCAATCGTGGTCAAACGTACTGACGAGCACGTCGAAGTTCGACGGCTTGAGCTATATCGCCGGTTACAGTGATTTGCGCGCCGTATACGGTACGGATGCCGCTGCGGGGCAGCAGCACTTCTTACAGTACGGCTTTACTGAAGGCCGGTCTTTGTCGTTTAATGCGCTCGACTACATCGCTTCGTGGGGCGACCTGCGTTCAGCCTTTGGCGCCGACGCAACCGCCGGGGCACGGCACTTTATCGAGTACGGCACGGCCGAAAACCGTGACGTCACTTTCGATGGCTGGGCCTATCTCGCGTCCTATAACGATCTTATCCGGGCGTATGGTGCCAACGAGACGGCAGCAGCAGAGCACTTCATTAAATATGGCGCTGATGAGAACCGGGCGACCAGCTTTGACGCGGTCGGATATGCGGCAGCCAACCCCGACCTGGCTGCGGCGTTTGGTTCTGATCGGGAAGCACTGGCCCGCCACTACGTTACGTACGGCTTTGCAGAGGGCCGGGCGCTTGGAACCAGCACGTCGGTATCCATAGCAATCGCTACAGGGGCAACTCCAACGGATATGGTGCCACATGACTCGGGCCTGCCCGCCGCATTCGTTGCGGACAGCATGGGCCATGGCGATGCTGCGTTGGTATTAAATCAGGGCCTGGAACGACACCACTGCCTTCACCCACATTGACAATTCGGTCTTCGTGATCGTCTGACGATCGATCGAGATAGGTGTCTGCGCGCCTATGGCATGGCCATGAAAAGGGCTCCAACGGCGCGCAGGCCCCTTAACGAATTCCTATGCTTCGATCAGATCCAAATCACCCTTAGGCGTTAACCTAGTTGCTGACCGAATGCTTAGTGTAAACGACGCGCTACAAGCCGGTAAGACTACGCCTTCGTTGTAAAAGACGCGGATCAGGCAAGCAGTCCATCATCGACCAGTTGTCGCCGCCACGAATACGCGTTCACGCGCCGGCCGAAGTTCGTTGGGTGGATGTGATCGCCGCTGTCGTAGTCTCGCGACAGAATCTCAGGCGGGTAGGCCATCTGGTCCGTGTGGCTGACGATCCTGCCATCTACGCCGACGATCGGCGCCGGACCCTCGCCGGCGATAGCTAGGTTGAGTTCCCGCCAGCCCTTTTGCGCTGCCACGATCCCCGCCGCGTCTAAGCCGAACATCGCCGCCGCCCAGCGGTCGTTAGCAGGCGTCATGGTTCCGACGTAGATCAAGCCTCCCGGTGGATCGATGCCCGGATGGTGTTGATGTACGCCTGCAATAGCGCGACGTTGACCGATGAAGACGGAACCGTTGCCGGACTGGTCGAGGCGTTGATGACGTTGTTAAGGCCGATCTGAACGATGATCACGCGCGCCGACTGCTTCACCGAACCAGACAGAGCGTTGAACTTTGTTTGCTGGTCCTGAATCGTGTCACCTGGCGTGGCGATCGACGCGACCACATTCAAGTCGCTGGCGAGGAATGTCGCGATGGCCGGCTGCTCCGTCCCGTTGTCGGCGACGGTACTATCCCCGCTGATAATGACGGGCATCGCAAGCGGGGCGCGGTTCAAGTATGCCTGAGCCCGTCCGATCTCGCTATACGAGAGCTGCCGGTCGACCATTACAGAGCCATACCAGCGGAACTGAGCGTAGTTGGTGTTGATGGCCGACCCGCCAACGATGAAGCCATTCGCAAGGGACACTCCGGCAGCTGCGATATTCGGCAAACCTGCCCCCAAGCTCAGCTTGCTATAGGCTCCGAAATACCGCTCGGTGACGATTGTAGGGTTCGTCAAAGAGATAGGCAGCGAGGGGCCGTCTGAACTCGCGAACATCTCAATCGAGGGCGAAGCGGGGCGCATAATGAGGATGCCGCTACCAGAGGGGCCGCTGAATAGCTGCGCCTCTGCAGTCCACGCTTCGGGCTGGACGAGAGATACGCGGTCAACGGCAACACTCGTGGCGAAGTTGACCCGCACCAAGTCGTCTATGCCGTCAAACGAGAGATACAGCCGCCCCCCTGTATCGCGTTGCAACGTTGGGCGCCGCGGCTCTAGACCTGGACATACCAGATGATTGCCGTTGCCTGACTTATCAAGGATTACAGAAACAGGGTCCCCGACGCCGACACGTATCTGCTTGGCTACGTCCTGGTATAGGGTTGTCAGGTCGGACGGATCCCACCACCCACCCTTTGTATCCGAGCCAAACAACTGGCGCGGTGAAAAGCTGGCTGATTGCTCAATAATGGTTTTGGCGGATTCCGAAGCCAGACTAGCCGCCCCTGCGGACTGGCTGAACTGCTCGGCATCATCCACTAGCGGCTGTACGACCGCGGCCACGCCTTCATAAACTGTGTTGTCCACGACCCAGCCGTCGCTCTCACGCCGGTAATAGTCCGCCTCATCTGCCGCCTTGCCGATTGTCCCGACTGGCTTAGCGGTATCGGCTGCCCGCGCGGCTCCTGTCGCGTAATAAACGATGCCGGCGACTGCACCGGAGACCGAGTGAGCCAACATCGTAAATGCCGCCAGCGATCCTTCGCGCGAAGGCTTGGTGCTAGGCGACGGCGGGTTGCCAAACAACGCGTCACGGTAGATTCCGACCACGCTCATGCGCCTGCCTCCCGGTTCGACATCCTTAGCTCCCGAGCGTCCTGTGCGTTGAACGCCTCGTTTACCGCGACCTTGGCCCGATTAAGCCCCAAAGGTCCCGAGATAGCGACATTGATGACGATAGCGTGCAAATCC from Sphingomonas faeni encodes:
- a CDS encoding calcium-binding protein, translating into MATISGTTGNDVLTGTNEGDTIFGLAGDDTIDGVLGADALYGGSGNDLFNFSAVQVSSPAPTATGLIDGGEGSDTIDWSHISPITFGSIRNAAGNIVAGAYVGSQQFEIRDVERILFGDRSDYISLNSTTTGLEIHAGGGSDDIYTAAGNSIYGEAGDDRFFISGTFDNPVTGLIDGGSGIDTLRMNIGFSVDLAAGTATSFSANYQVSDFEILEFNTNGYSSTGLGDGSTNIMRVSSLLDDGKAGVTFDGRAGDDYISGSSGNDVLRGGSGLDTLSYEYAAAAVRIDLATGLATGGAGRDTLASFETVIGSAYADTIIGAAGNNVLAGGAGDDTIVTVTGITGIKPDAGFDRINGGSGFDTLVLGGVQSDYHVLNEGGSTFLVTARGATEVTGVEQGAFSITAVQSWSNVLTSTSKFDGLSYIAGYSDLRAVYGTDAAAGQQHFLQYGFTEGRSLSFNALDYIASWGDLRSAFGADATAGARHFIEYGTAENRDVTFDGWAYLASYNDLIRAYGANETAAAEHFIKYGADENRATSFDAVGYAAANPDLAAAFGSDREALARHYVTYGFAEGRALGTSTSVSIAIATGATPTDMVPHDSGLPAAFVADSMGHGDAALVLNQGLERHHCLHPH
- a CDS encoding SGNH/GDSL hydrolase family protein; translation: MSVVGIYRDALFGNPPSPSTKPSREGSLAAFTMLAHSVSGAVAGIVYYATGAARAADTAKPVGTIGKAADEADYYRRESDGWVVDNTVYEGVAAVVQPLVDDAEQFSQSAGAASLASESAKTIIEQSASFSPRQLFGSDTKGGWWDPSDLTTLYQDVAKQIRVGVGDPVSVILDKSGNGNHLVCPGLEPRRPTLQRDTGGRLYLSFDGIDDLVRVNFATSVAVDRVSLVQPEAWTAEAQLFSGPSGSGILIMRPASPSIEMFASSDGPSLPISLTNPTIVTERYFGAYSKLSLGAGLPNIAAAGVSLANGFIVGGSAINTNYAQFRWYGSVMVDRQLSYSEIGRAQAYLNRAPLAMPVIISGDSTVADNGTEQPAIATFLASDLNVVASIATPGDTIQDQQTKFNALSGSVKQSARVIIVQIGLNNVINASTSPATVPSSSVNVALLQAYINTIRASIHREA